In Erigeron canadensis isolate Cc75 chromosome 7, C_canadensis_v1, whole genome shotgun sequence, one DNA window encodes the following:
- the LOC122609550 gene encoding ankyrin repeat-containing protein At2g01680-like, with protein sequence MTKLQLDSMDIDKAVHVAIKDGIVEFVEELLNYNPEFIWRKDKKGRTIFSHAIIFRQEKIFSLFYRLGTKKSLVASRHDVFHNNFLHLAAKLSPPAQLERVSGAALQMQRELQWYKEVESLVQPKFRDEMNESHRKPHTLFTDEHKDLAKEGEKWMKNTAGSSMIVGTLIAAVMFTTAFTIPGGNDQVSGRPIMLHTDSKAFMVFMVSNGLSLFASSTSVLMFLGILTARYAEDDFRVSLPTKLIFGIACLFFSIVTMMISFAAAMYLMLHKTLSWVTIPLIILSAFPVVLFSALQFPLLIEMVSRTYWPSIFDKHNKHI encoded by the exons ATGACTAAGTTACAACTTGACAGTATGGACATTGACAAAGCCGTACACGTTGCAATCAAGGATGGGATAGTCGAGTTCGTAGAGGAACTTCTAAATTACAATCCTGAATTCATATGGAGGAAAGACAAGAAAGGAAGGACCATCTTTTCACATGCCATCATTTTTCGCCAAGAAAAAATATTCAGCCTTTTCTATAGACTTGGGACTAAGAAAAGCTTAGTAGCAAGTCGACATGATGTATTCCATAATAATTTTTTACATCTTGCAGCAAAGCTCTCTCCTCCAGCTCAACTTGAGCGTGTATCAGGAGCTGCCTTACAGATGCAAAGGGAACTACAATGGTATAAG GAGGTGGAAAGCTTAGTACAACCCAAATTCAGAGATGAAATGAATGAAAGTCACAGGAAGCCTCACACGCTATTCACAGATGAACACAAGGATCTAGCAAAAGAAGGAGAAAAATGGATGAAGAACACCGCAGGATCAAGTATGATTGTGGGAACTCTTATTGCTGCAGTCATGTTTACAACCGCCTTCACTATACCTGGTGGGAATGACCAGGTTTCCGGTCGACCCATAATGTTGCACACCGACAGTAAGGCTTTCATGGTCTTTATGGTATCAAATGGACTTTCTCTCTTTGCGTCATCCACTTCAGTTTTAATGTTCTTAGGAATTCTCACTGCACGATATGCAGAAGATGATTTTCGGGTTTCCTTGCCTACCAAACTCATCTTTGGAATAGCATGCCTTTTCTTCTCAATAGTTACCATGATGATTTCTTTTGCTGCTGCAATGTATCTTATGCTCCATAAGACTTTATCATGGGTGACCATACCGCTTATCATTCTCTCTGCTTTTCCCGTAGTTCTCTTCTCTGCACTTCAGTTCCCTCTCCTGATCGAAATGGTTAGTCGTACATATTGGCCCAGTATATTTGACaaacataataaacatatataa
- the LOC122609076 gene encoding uncharacterized protein LOC122609076 gives MVGIVPEVFKEENYEFWKTCLKSYLVGHGLWDVIEREATPAEGEKSPEWKMKNARALHAIQLACGSQAYAKFKKKTHVSAKFAWDHLAELHPSPSLHTKDQHDQDVSEVQGHFQYEELYQAVEADDINQVNEILKKDPDAGKAVVSSHGDTALHIAILSDKMNIALALVEKMPLQGLETFNEFGATPLSLAAITGNIELARTMINKNHNLVSLRKEHNGESSLPVIVASMYGKKRMVQYLYSVTPKDVLDPENGLDGVLLLNSLITSELFDVASMLLKHFPQLGVIPDHNGNYALHILAHKPSAFASGSKFSFWKHWIYECVRIHSPWDADTQRTKRSNGSEHGIDIHDEEEFFKRPSLLHQLGWILLRSFGIYAILCTHFCI, from the exons ATGGTTGGGATTGTACCTGAAGTATTCAAAGAAGAAAACTATGAGTTTTGGAAAACATGCTTAAAAAGTTACCTAGTTGGTCATGGTCTATGGGATGTGATCGAGAGGGAAGCTACACCAGCTGAGGGGGAAAAATCACCAGAATGGAAAATGAAGAATGCTCGAGCTTTACATGCTATTCAACTCGCGTGTGGATCACAAGCTTATGCCAAGTTCAAGAAGAAGACGCATGTTTCGGCTAAATTTGCTTGGGATCACTTGGCTGAGTTGCATCCTAGCCCATCCCTCCATACCAAAGATCAACATGACCAAGATGTCTCTG AGGTTCAGGGGCACTTTCAATATGAAGAATTATACCAAGCTGTGGAAGCGGATGACATTAATCAAGTGAATGAAATTCTCAAGAAAGACCCAGATGCGGGAAAAGCAGTCGTTTCTTCTCATGGAGATACGGCTCTTCACATTGCAATCCTCTCAGATAAAATGAATATTGCACTAGCTTTGGTAGAGAAGATGCCCCTGCAAGGATTAGAAACTTTCAATGAATTTGGTGCCACTCCACTCTCTCTAGCCGCTATAACCGGGAATATTGAATTGGCTAGAACCATGATAAACAAGAATCACAACTTGGTTAGCTTAAGAAAGGAACATAATGGGGAAAGTTCACTCCCTGTTATTGTGGCTTCAATGTATGGTAAAAAGCGAATGGTTCAATATCTCTACTCCGTGACTCCAAAAGACGTGTTAGATCCCGAGAATGGATTAGATGGTGTGTTGCTTTTAAATAGTTTGATCACTTCAGAATTATTTG ATGTTGCTTCTATGCTACTCAAACACTTCCCCCAGTTAGGAGTCATCCCGGATCATAATGGCAATTATGCTCTTCATATATTGGCACACAAGCCTTCTGCATTTGCAAGTGGAAGCAAGTTTTCATTCTGGAAACACTGGATCTATGAAT GTGTGCGTATACATTCTCCATGGGATGCTGACACCCAAAGAACTAAGAGGTCAAATGGCTCTGAACATGGAATCGATATCCATGATGAAGAAGAATTCTTCAAGCGACCAAGCTTACTACATCAGCTGGGGTGGATCCTGCTACGATCGTTTGGTATATATGCAATACTTTGTACGCACTTCTGTATATGA